The Sebastes fasciatus isolate fSebFas1 chromosome 4, fSebFas1.pri, whole genome shotgun sequence genome window below encodes:
- the ttc38 gene encoding tetratricopeptide repeat protein 38 isoform X2: protein MMASSFRDCKAWSAEGLPLSTSSNEACKLYDALLTQYVKWRNDETVGGFEGCISAIQAADPNFVMGHVISTGLDLMSTSSSTRLDERLASAVRRTVELANSQDISPRERLHVKAMELFSRGSFLKACDVLEDILVDHPTDMLALKFAHDGYFYTGAQTQTRDSVARVLPYWKPHMPLFSYLKGMYSFGLLETRLYDQAEKVAMEGLALTPDDAWAVHAVAHVYEMKAEVDKGLKFMESRENDWQVSDVLASHNYWHWALYFIEKGQYEAALQIYDSQVFRRCKATGSMLDIVDASSMLCRLEMEGVCVKDRWRELLQSTQPHTDDHVTLFNDLHFLMVSLGAKESKTSQRLLEGLQELAKEPGDNQQHQMAGTIGVSMCQAMMEYHEGNYHQTVELLHPFRNRVVDIGGSDAQRDVFNQLLIHAAMKSENKDHQKLDVSWWSAMP, encoded by the exons ATGATGGCTTCAAGTTTCAGGGACTGCAAG GCATGGAGTGCAGAAGGTCTTCCATTGTCCACCAGCAGTAATGAGGCTTGCAAGCTCTATGATGCCTTACTCACTCAG TATGTGAAATGGCGGAATGATGAAACCGTGGGAGGATTTGAAGGATGCATTTCTGCTATCCAGGCAGCTGACCCTAACTTTG TTATGGGCCATGTGATCAGCACGGGATTGGATCTGATGTCAACGTCGAGCTCCACCCGTCTGGACGAGCGTCTTGCCAGCGCTGTGAGGCGAACAGTGGAGCTGGCCAACAGCCAGGATATCTCTCCCAGAGAGAGGCTCCATGTCAAGGCTATGGAGCTCTTCTCTCGTGG ATCTTTTCTCAAGGCCTGTGATGTATTGGAAGACATTCTGGTTGATCACCCCACTGATATGCTGGCTCTCAAGTTTGCTCATGATGGTTACTTCTACACGGGAGCCCAAACCCAGACAAGGGACTCTGTTGCCAGGGTGCTGCCCTACTGGAAACCCCATATGCCTTTGTTCAG CTACCTAAAAGGAATGTATTCCTTTGGTCTCCTGGAGACTCGTCTCTATGACCAGGCTGAGAAAGTAGCCATGGAG GGCCTCGCTCTGACTCCAGATGATGCTTGGGCTGTTCACGCTGTAGCCCATGTTTATGAGATGAAAGCAGAGGTGGACAAAGGCTTGAAGTTCATGGAAAGCAGAGAGAATGATTGGCAG GTATCTGACGTGCTGGCCAGTCATAACTATTGGCATTGGGCTCTATACTTCATTGAGAAG GGGCAATACGAAGCCGCTCTGCAAATATACGATTCTCAG GTTTTCAGACGTTGTAAAGCCACAGGATCCATGCTGGACATTGTAGATGCCAGTTCAATGCTCTGCAGACTGGAAATGGAGG GTGTGTGCGTGAAGGACCGTTGGCGAGAGCTGCTCCAGTCAACGCAGCCGCACACTGACGATCACGTGACCTTGTTTAACGACCTCCACTTCCTCATGGTGTCGCTGGGAGCCAAAGAGAGCAAGACTTCTCAGCGTCTGCTGGAGGGCCTCCAGGAATTGGCTAA AGAGCCAGGGGACAATCAGCAACACCAGATGGCAGGGACTATAGGTGTATCTATGTGTCAGGCCATGATGGAGTACCACGAGGGCAACTACCATCAAACCGTGGAGCTACTGCACCCTTTCCGTAACCGTGTGGTAGATATAGGTGGCAGTGATGCACAG AGGGACGTCTTCAATCAACTGCTTATTCATGCAGCCATGAAATCAGAGAATAAGGACCATCAGAAACT AGATGTCTCCTGGTGGAGCGCGATGCCATGA
- the ttc38 gene encoding tetratricopeptide repeat protein 38 isoform X1 has protein sequence MMASSFRDCKAWSAEGLPLSTSSNEACKLYDALLTQYVKWRNDETVGGFEGCISAIQAADPNFVMGHVISTGLDLMSTSSSTRLDERLASAVRRTVELANSQDISPRERLHVKAMELFSRGSFLKACDVLEDILVDHPTDMLALKFAHDGYFYTGAQTQTRDSVARVLPYWKPHMPLFSYLKGMYSFGLLETRLYDQAEKVAMEGLALTPDDAWAVHAVAHVYEMKAEVDKGLKFMESRENDWQVSDVLASHNYWHWALYFIEKGQYEAALQIYDSQVFRRCKATGSMLDIVDASSMLCRLEMEGVCVKDRWRELLQSTQPHTDDHVTLFNDLHFLMVSLGAKESKTSQRLLEGLQELAKEPGDNQQHQMAGTIGVSMCQAMMEYHEGNYHQTVELLHPFRNRVVDIGGSDAQRDVFNQLLIHAAMKSENKDHQKLGRCLLVERDAMRPNSPLTERLTKRALALHQTD, from the exons ATGATGGCTTCAAGTTTCAGGGACTGCAAG GCATGGAGTGCAGAAGGTCTTCCATTGTCCACCAGCAGTAATGAGGCTTGCAAGCTCTATGATGCCTTACTCACTCAG TATGTGAAATGGCGGAATGATGAAACCGTGGGAGGATTTGAAGGATGCATTTCTGCTATCCAGGCAGCTGACCCTAACTTTG TTATGGGCCATGTGATCAGCACGGGATTGGATCTGATGTCAACGTCGAGCTCCACCCGTCTGGACGAGCGTCTTGCCAGCGCTGTGAGGCGAACAGTGGAGCTGGCCAACAGCCAGGATATCTCTCCCAGAGAGAGGCTCCATGTCAAGGCTATGGAGCTCTTCTCTCGTGG ATCTTTTCTCAAGGCCTGTGATGTATTGGAAGACATTCTGGTTGATCACCCCACTGATATGCTGGCTCTCAAGTTTGCTCATGATGGTTACTTCTACACGGGAGCCCAAACCCAGACAAGGGACTCTGTTGCCAGGGTGCTGCCCTACTGGAAACCCCATATGCCTTTGTTCAG CTACCTAAAAGGAATGTATTCCTTTGGTCTCCTGGAGACTCGTCTCTATGACCAGGCTGAGAAAGTAGCCATGGAG GGCCTCGCTCTGACTCCAGATGATGCTTGGGCTGTTCACGCTGTAGCCCATGTTTATGAGATGAAAGCAGAGGTGGACAAAGGCTTGAAGTTCATGGAAAGCAGAGAGAATGATTGGCAG GTATCTGACGTGCTGGCCAGTCATAACTATTGGCATTGGGCTCTATACTTCATTGAGAAG GGGCAATACGAAGCCGCTCTGCAAATATACGATTCTCAG GTTTTCAGACGTTGTAAAGCCACAGGATCCATGCTGGACATTGTAGATGCCAGTTCAATGCTCTGCAGACTGGAAATGGAGG GTGTGTGCGTGAAGGACCGTTGGCGAGAGCTGCTCCAGTCAACGCAGCCGCACACTGACGATCACGTGACCTTGTTTAACGACCTCCACTTCCTCATGGTGTCGCTGGGAGCCAAAGAGAGCAAGACTTCTCAGCGTCTGCTGGAGGGCCTCCAGGAATTGGCTAA AGAGCCAGGGGACAATCAGCAACACCAGATGGCAGGGACTATAGGTGTATCTATGTGTCAGGCCATGATGGAGTACCACGAGGGCAACTACCATCAAACCGTGGAGCTACTGCACCCTTTCCGTAACCGTGTGGTAGATATAGGTGGCAGTGATGCACAG AGGGACGTCTTCAATCAACTGCTTATTCATGCAGCCATGAAATCAGAGAATAAGGACCATCAGAAACTGGGAAG ATGTCTCCTGGTGGAGCGCGATGCCATGAGGCCGAACTCCCCTCTGACGGAGCGTCTGACAAAGAGAGCCCTGGCTCTTCACCAGACTGACTGA
- the tspan33b gene encoding tetraspanin-33b isoform X2: MEFSLLVSAVSAVSVCCLDSRLTFSLLIVAIGVYAKVQKATDTVRDTFLIDPAIILIVVGVVMFFITFCGCIGALRENIRLLKTFSFSLTLVFLTQMAIAILGFFYSDQTRDALGKFVKKAIVHYRDDLDLQNLMDYIQKEFKCCGWNNYTDWSWNLYFNCTHENPSSERCAVPYSCCTPVPGETVINTMCGFGIQTQNFLEATKSIYPVGCADKAVIWIESHLLLVGALALGLALPQIAGIVLSQILISQIQDEITSVL; this comes from the exons ATGGAGTTTAGTTTATTGGTTTCTgctgtctctgctgtctctgtctgctgtttggacTCTCGGCTT ACTTTCTCCTTGTTGATTGTTGCCATCGGGGTCTATGCTAAAGTCCAGAAAGCTACAG ACACGGTGCGGGACACGTTCCTGATCGACCCGGCTATCATCCTAATTGTGGTGGGGGTGGTCATGTTCTTCATCACTTTCTGTGGTTGCATCGGAGCCCTCCGAGAGAACATTCGCCTCCTCAAGACA TTCTCCTTCAGCCTGACATTGGTCTTCCTCACCCAGATGGCCATAGCAATTCTGGGCTTTTTCTACTCTGATCAG ACTCGTGACGCTTTGGGAAAGTTTGTGAAGAAAGCCATTGTGCACTACAGGGATGACCTGGATCTGCAGAACCTGATGGATTACATCCAGAAAGAG ttcaAGTGTTGTGGGTGGAACAACTACACAGACTGGTCTTGGAACCTGTACTTTAATTGTACACATGAGAACCCCAGCTCTGAGCGCTGTGCTGTGCCTTACTCCTGCTGCACTCCTGTTCCTGGAGAG ACGGTGATCAACACTATGTGCGGTTTTGGGATTCAAACCCAGAACTTCCTGGAGGCAACCAAGTCAATCTACCCGGTAGGCTGTGCGGACAAAGCAGTGATCTGGATCGAGTCTCATCTGTTGCTGGTGGGGGCTCTCGCCCTGGGTCTGGCCTTGCCTCAG ATTGCAGGCATCGTGCTGTCCCAGATCCTGATCTCGCAGATCCAAGATGAGATTACCTCAGTGTTGTGA